In Deinococcus psychrotolerans, the genomic window GGGTCAGTGCTGGTTTCAATTATCCGACGCTGCCTTCCATTTCCAATTCAATCAACCGGTTCAACTCTACGGCGTACTCAAGTGGCAATTCCTTAGCAATCGGCTCAATAAAGCCGCGCACGATGAGGCCCGCCGCCTGGTCTTTGCTGAGGCCGCGACTTTGCAGGTAAAGAATCTGCTCGTCATTGATTTTGGAGACGGTGGCTTCGTGACCCACACGGGCGTCCTTTTCCTCAATCTCGATGTAAGGATAGGTGTCGGTGCGGGCTTCCTCGTCGAGCAAGAGGGCGTCGCACTCCACGTTGGTTTTGCTGCCCTTCGCGCCTTCATAAATCTTGACCAAGCCACGGTAAGAAGAGCGGCCCGAATCTTTGCTGATCGACTTGCTGACAATCGTGCCGCTGGTGTTGGGCGCAAAGTGGACGATCTTGCCGCCCGCATCTTGGTGCTGGCCGCGTCCCGCCATCGCAATGCTCAAGATCTCGCCGCGTGCGCCTTCTTCCAGGAGGTAGCAAGCCGGGTACTTCATGGTGACTTTGCTGCCGAGGTTGCCGTCGACCCACTCCATCACGCCGTTGCCGTACACGGCGGCCCGCTGCGTGACAAGGTTGTAAACGTTGTGCGACCAGTTTTGAATGGTGCTGTAGCGGAAGCGTGCGCCTTCCTTGACCACGATTTCAATGACGCCCGAGTGGAAGCTGTCGGCATTGTAAGCAGGCGCAGTGCAGCCCTCGATGTAATGGGCCTGAGCGCCTTCATCAATGATAATCAGCGTGCGCTCAAACTGACCGCTGCTCTCGGCATTGATGCGGAAGTAGGTTTGCAGTGGGATGTCCACTTTGACGCCTTTGGGGACATAGACAAAGCTGCCGCCACTCCAAACCGCAGAGTTGATGGCCGCGAACTTGTTGTCTTCCGGCGGAATAATGGTGGCGAAATGCTCACGGAAGAGCTCAGGGTATTCTTTGAGGCCGTCTTCAATGCTTAAAAAGACCACGCCTAACTTTTCCCATTCTTCTTTGAGGTTGTGGTACACCATTTCCGATTCGTACTGTGCGCCCACACCGGCCAGCATAGCCCGCTCGGCTTCGGGAATGCCCAATCGCTCGAAGGTCTTTTTCACGTCCTCGGGTACATCGTCCCACGAGCGGCTGTTGAAGCCTTCGGGTTTGATGTAGTAATAAATTTCATCGAGGTTGAGGCCGCTCAAATCCGCGCCCCAAGTCGGCATCGGCTTGCTGTAGAAGATGTCCAATGCTTTGAGGCGGAAGTCCAGCATCCACTGGGGTTCGTCTTTGGTCTTGCTGATCATTTCGACGACTTCGCGGCTCAGACCCTTGGGCGCTTTGAAGGCGTACTTCTCAGGATTGCTCCAACCGTACTCATAGTCGGTGTTGATGTCATTGACTGCGGGATTAATGGTCATTTGAACTCCTTAGAGTTTATAGATGGTGCGGGCAGCGAGGCGAAACGGCTCAGGCTGTGGCCAATTCCTTGACCCACTCGTAGCCCTGCGAATCCAGCTTCTTGGCGAGTTCGGGGCCGCCCGACTGCACCACTTTGCCGTTCACGATGATGTGGACTTTGTCGGGGACGATGTAATCGAGCAGGCGCTGGTAGTGGGTAATGATCAGGCCGCCGAGATTTTCGCCGCGCATCGAGTTGACGCCTCTGGCCACGATCTTGAGGGCGTCCACGTCGAGGCCCGAGTCGGTTTCGTCCATGATGATGTAGGTGGGGTCGAGCATCAGCATCTGCAAAATTTCGTTGCGCTTTTTCTCGCCGCCCGAAAAGCCCGCGTTGAGGTAGCGCTCCACGATGCTCTCGTCCCATTCCAGCGTTTTGAGGGCGGCCAGCAACTTGTTGTAAAACTCGCTGAAGCTGACTTCCTCGCCCTCGGCTTTGCGGGCCTGCATGGCGAGGCGCAAGAAATTGGCGATGGTCACGCCCGGAATTTCGACCGGATACTGGAAGGCCAAAAAGAGGCCGAGACGGGCGCGTTCGTCGGGTTCCATCTCCAGAATGTTCTGGCCGTCGACCAGGATTTCGCCTTCAGTGACGGTGTACTCGGGGTCACCGACGATGACTTTGGCGAGGGTGCTCTTGCCGTTGCCGTTCGGCCCCATCACGGCGTGCAGCTCGCCGCGCGGAACGATCAGGTCGATGCCCTTGAGGATTTGCAAGTCCCCGACGCAAGCGTGCAGGTTGCGGATCTCGATTTGATGCGGGGCGTTCTGGTGCGGACTGGTGGTATCTTCGGTCATAACTCTCCTTGGGATGTGGGGCTGCTTTTAGGAATCATTCCTACTTACTGCCTCATTCTAACGGCTCAGCACCCCTAAAGTCGAGTGGTTTAGTGCGGATTCGGGAAGCTCCAAGATGAGAAGGCCGAGGCATTTTTCACGCTTGCCATAGACGGCTATGCTAAGAGGTAAAGGGTGAATGTCCTTTCCCTGATTCAGGCCGCTGGGCCGCTGCTGTGGGTGTTGTTGGCGCTGTCGATCTACACCATCTACCTGACGACGCTGCGGGTCTTAGAACTCTCCAGACTGGGTCAGGATTCTGCTTCTGCGGCCCTGATCGAGCGCACGCGGGCCGTGACTGCCGAGTCGGGCGGAGCGGCGGCACTGGCCGAAATTGATTATTCGGGTTTGCAGACCCCCACCGCCAATGTCCTGCGGGCTGGACTCGCCAGAGCCGACCGGGGCATTGACGCCGCGCAGGCCGCCATGAACGGAGCCATCTTGCAAGAAGACGCCCGGTTGTACGCGGGCATCAGTGCGCTGGGCACGGTGGCCCAGATCGCGCCGCTGATCGGGCTACTCGGCACCGTGATCGGAATGGTGCGCTCGTTTATCGTCTTTTCGCAGACCACCGCGCCCACGCCTTCGCAGCTCGCCACCGGCATCAGCGAAGCGCTGATCAATACGGCAGGCGGCCTGATCGTGGCGATTGTGGCGTACGTGGCTCGCAACGCCCTGCGCTCCCGCGCCGACCGAATCGCGGCGGGGGCCGAGCGGGTGCGCGAGGAACTTCCGGCTTGGTTGAGCGTGGTGGTGCCCACTGCGCCCGTGCGGGCCGCTCCCGCCCGTCCGGCGGCCCAGACCAACGCCCAAGCCGCGCCGATTGCTCCGCTGGAATTTACCTTCGAGGGCAGCAAAACTCCATGAAGCGGATTCCGGCCACTGCAACAACTCCTAAAACACAGAAGGCCCAGCCCTCACCGGAAGCCTTATGAGACGCCGCTTCCGGGAAGAGCAGCCGCTGACTTTTGATTTTGCGCCGATGGTAGACATTGTGCTGCTGCTGCTGATTTTCTTCTTTTTGACCAGCAACCTGAATGCCCGCCAAAACGCTTTGCCGCTGGACTTGCCCCGCGCTTCGCAGACGGTGCAGCAAACCCCCGAATTGCCGGTGGTCAGCTTGGAGCGATCCGGCAAGCTGTACCTCAACGGCAAAGAAACCACCCTGACCAAGTTGGGCGCTCAGTTAAAGCCCCTGCTTCAGGTGTCGGGCGGCACAGTAGGCCTGCGGGCCGATGAAAAAGGCAATTACGGCGGCGTGGTGCAGGTGATGGACGTGATCAAGAAAGCCGGCGGCGAGCGCCTGGCCCTCGGCACCAAGACCGGGAGCAAATAAGCGCCGTGAAGACTGCCGCACTTTTCCGGACTTCGTCGCCAGTTTTGCACCAAAGGAGTCGGCCTTGACCGTTCGAGTGTTGCCACCTGACAACGCTGACCGGGCGCGGGCGCTGGGCGTCACTCTCATTGTTCACGCGGCCTTGCTGCTGGGCATTTTGGCGCTGCGCCCCCCAGCCCCCACCCGCTCGCTGACTCCGCCGGACTTGAGCCGCGCTCCGCTGGAAGTGGTGACGCTGGCTCCCGAAGTCCTGACGCCCACGCAACCCGTCACGCCGCCCGCGACAATCAAAACGCCGCCCAAAACGGTGGTTCAGCCCACCCCCAAGACGCCGCTCAAGACCCAAACGCTGAAACCCGAGCCGCCCAAGCCCGTGGTGGTGCAGCCGCCCAAACCAGTCGTACCCGTGCCCAGACCAACCGCAGTAACGCCTCCAGTGGTTAAGCCTCCGGTTGCCACGCCGCCCAAACCTACGCCCCAGAAGTCAGCCACGCCGGAAACGGCCGCGCCCAAAACGCCAACAGCGCAAACGACGCCCACACCCACCACGCAGCCACAAGAGCAGCCCAAAGTTCCCACCGAGACGGCCCGCACCGCGCCCACCCAGACGCCAACGACCAACCCGACGCCGACGCCCTCCCCTACTCCCACGCCGCAGGCCACCCCTACACCGCAAGCGACCCCCACTCCACAAGCGACACTGACGCCGCCCAGCGACGTACCCACCACCCAGCCGACGCCGGAATCGAGGCCAGCGCAGACGCCAACGCCGCAGGCCACTCTCACCGAGCCTTCGCGCACGCCGAGCGATCAGCCGACGCCGTCTCCAACGCCCAGCCCCACACCCGCACCTGTTCAAAATCAGGCGGCGCAGGTAGAAACGCCCACGTCAGTCGCGCCCACCAGCCGCGAGGTGCAGCCCAACGCCGCAGCGCCCGACGCGCCCGCGCCGCCCACGCCGACGGCCGCCGCTGCACCCGCTCCCGATCCCGCCCCGATCACTTCTCTGCCCAGACGCGAGGACGCCGCCGCCCCCACCCAGCAAACCGAAGCGGCACGCGGCGGCGGCGCGGCGGGCGACCCTGGCACGCAAGCGGCAGCGCCCGCCCGCCGAAGTGAGAGCGCCGCCAGCAATGCGCCCACCACCAACGAGATTGCTCAGGCCGCGCCGAGGGCAGGCCGAGCAGCGACGGCTGCGCCCGCTCCCGCCGCGCCCGTCTCACCGCGCCCGCAGATTTCTGCCAGCGACATTCCCGCTGCGCCGGCCCGCAATACCAGTCCGGTGGCCACCCGGCCCAGCGAAACGCCCAGCCAAGCGCCAGCGCCCGCACGCGGAAGCAGCGGCGGCCAAGCCTCGGCCAGTCCGGCCCCAGAGACGGCCGTGCGCCCGAGTGGGAATGCCAGTAATGCGGCAGGCAGCACCGCCACGCCCGAAGCCACCCGGCCCACCGGCGGCAGCAACAGCGGAGCACAGAGCGGCGCGAGTCCGATCACGGCCCGGCCTGGCGTTGGCAGCAGTTCGGGAGCGCAAAATGCCGCCAGCGGCGAAGCGGCAACCCCAGCAGGCGGCAGCGGCGCTGCGGCGGCCAACACCCCCGGCGCGGACAGCACCGCGCCCGCACGCGGCACGCCTGGCAGCAATGGCGTGAGCGCCGCCGCTCCTGCTGCGCCCCGCGAATCGGCAGGCGGCAGCACCGGAAGCGGCGCAGGTGGCAGCCCCGCTGTCGGTGAAGTGGCAGGCCGTCCAGCGGGCGGCGGCGGGCGGGTCGGCGCTCCGCAGCCTGCCGGTGACGCCGAAGGCAGGCAAGTTGGAGGCAACCCCGATACCTACGGCGGGCCTTCAGCGGGCCAAACCGACGGCATCGCCAGCGGCGGCGGGCGGGCCAGCGGCGCAGGCGGCGACGGCGCGGGCAATGAGAACAAAGCCCTGCTCTGCACCGTTGCGGTTGACGTGCGCGGCCTGGATAAACGCTTTGAGCGGGCGCAGACCAGTTTTGTCTTCGACCAGAACGGCAATCAACTCTGGCCCGACGCCGAGCTGATTAAAGGCGTCAGTTCACAGCTCGTCAACGAAGGCAACTTGCACACCTACCTGACTGCCGAGGGCCAGATCAGCCAATTTAAGAATGTCACCCGCATTCGGGCCGTCAGGGTGCAGGCCACCAAGTTCGCGCCGAAGAGCAGCTACATCACCGACGCGGTACTCGACGCGGCAGGCGCAGCGGCCTTCAGATCGGCGGGTCAGGCGTGCCGCTTGGCTTATCTCAAGGACTAGAGCGCAAGTCTCAAACCCGCTCCCTTGAGGTCAGTTCTGCGTCATTTTGAAGCACTAAATAGATAGTTAGTTCAGACACTCTTCCCCAAAACTCCACTTGACTCAACAGCTCAACGAGGTAATCCATGCGTAAAACGTCTCTCGGTCTGGTTCTGCTCACCGCCCTCACTTCTGGCCCCGCGCTGGCTTGGGTGCCCAAGCTCGAAGACCAAAGCGCCAAAACCGTGATCGACAGCGCGTATGGCCGCCGCGCCACTGTGCCCACCTTTTACACCCTTGACCTGAGCGTGGACGGCGGCAAATTCAAAGCGCCCGACGGCAGCGTCAAGGTGTACGACGGCGGCGACACTTGCCTGAGCAGTTGGCTGGCCAACCCCACCGATTTTGCTCAGGGCAGCCGGGTGGGCA contains:
- the sufB gene encoding Fe-S cluster assembly protein SufB — translated: MTINPAVNDINTDYEYGWSNPEKYAFKAPKGLSREVVEMISKTKDEPQWMLDFRLKALDIFYSKPMPTWGADLSGLNLDEIYYYIKPEGFNSRSWDDVPEDVKKTFERLGIPEAERAMLAGVGAQYESEMVYHNLKEEWEKLGVVFLSIEDGLKEYPELFREHFATIIPPEDNKFAAINSAVWSGGSFVYVPKGVKVDIPLQTYFRINAESSGQFERTLIIIDEGAQAHYIEGCTAPAYNADSFHSGVIEIVVKEGARFRYSTIQNWSHNVYNLVTQRAAVYGNGVMEWVDGNLGSKVTMKYPACYLLEEGARGEILSIAMAGRGQHQDAGGKIVHFAPNTSGTIVSKSISKDSGRSSYRGLVKIYEGAKGSKTNVECDALLLDEEARTDTYPYIEIEEKDARVGHEATVSKINDEQILYLQSRGLSKDQAAGLIVRGFIEPIAKELPLEYAVELNRLIELEMEGSVG
- the sufC gene encoding Fe-S cluster assembly ATPase SufC is translated as MTEDTTSPHQNAPHQIEIRNLHACVGDLQILKGIDLIVPRGELHAVMGPNGNGKSTLAKVIVGDPEYTVTEGEILVDGQNILEMEPDERARLGLFLAFQYPVEIPGVTIANFLRLAMQARKAEGEEVSFSEFYNKLLAALKTLEWDESIVERYLNAGFSGGEKKRNEILQMLMLDPTYIIMDETDSGLDVDALKIVARGVNSMRGENLGGLIITHYQRLLDYIVPDKVHIIVNGKVVQSGGPELAKKLDSQGYEWVKELATA
- a CDS encoding MotA/TolQ/ExbB proton channel family protein, whose amino-acid sequence is MNVLSLIQAAGPLLWVLLALSIYTIYLTTLRVLELSRLGQDSASAALIERTRAVTAESGGAAALAEIDYSGLQTPTANVLRAGLARADRGIDAAQAAMNGAILQEDARLYAGISALGTVAQIAPLIGLLGTVIGMVRSFIVFSQTTAPTPSQLATGISEALINTAGGLIVAIVAYVARNALRSRADRIAAGAERVREELPAWLSVVVPTAPVRAAPARPAAQTNAQAAPIAPLEFTFEGSKTP
- a CDS encoding ExbD/TolR family protein yields the protein MRRRFREEQPLTFDFAPMVDIVLLLLIFFFLTSNLNARQNALPLDLPRASQTVQQTPELPVVSLERSGKLYLNGKETTLTKLGAQLKPLLQVSGGTVGLRADEKGNYGGVVQVMDVIKKAGGERLALGTKTGSK